Below is a window of Buchnera aphidicola (Pemphigus populi) DNA.
TAAAATATACATTTTTCTCATATTTTTTAAAAATTCCTCTATTTTAATAATACTTTCTATATTTTTTAAGATTTTATAAAGAGCTGTTCTCAAATTTTATAGAAAATAATCAACATGATCATTGTTTATAATAGAAAGAAAAGAATGTAACTGAATATTTTTTCTAGAAGAAAAATATGGAGATAAGTTAAATTTATAATCATTGAGTAATAAATTATTTAATGGAATTAATAATATTGTATTATGATTTGTATCGACTAATATTTTTTTTATATGACTTAATATACTTTCAATGGTTTCAATGTAAATTTGCTCTAAGATTATTTTTTTTTTAACTCTATATTCATGTAATATTTTTGAGAAAAGAATTATGTTACTTTTTGATTTTTCTATCTTATACATTTTATATAATTTAGATTGAGTTAAAATATTTTGAGCTTTGCTATTAGCTAAAAAAATAACTTCATTTGCATAATTTTTAGACATTTTAATATATTTTTGCTTATTCTTATAAGCTAATCTAATTTCATTCAACGATGATTGCACTGCTCTCGGATAGCAAACTTTTTTAAGATTTATATCTGTAATAGAGATACCTAATTTATATATTCTTATCTTTTCTTCTGCTTCTTTTTTAATTTCATTTTTAATGATATCATTATTTTTTACAAAAATTGTATCTATATTATGACGTCCTATTATATTGTACAATACACCACGAATTATTTGACGAATATTATCATCAGGATTTTCAACTGAAAAAAGATAATCTTCAAAATTAACGATCTTATACTTTGCATTGATTTCTATATTTAATAATTTTTCTTCTATACTTAATAATAAATTAGAAAATGTAATTTCTCGTATAATGTCAACATCAATATATTTTATTTTATTAATTAAAATAGGTCTCCAATGTAATCCTGGATCAACTACATGACTGTATTTTCCTAAATGTATTACTACACCTTTTTCATTTTCTTTAATAATATAAAATCCACTAAAAAATGAACATAACAAAATCAAACTTAATATTATAAAAATTGAAGTTTTAATATTATTAAATCTATTAAAGTTTCTACCATAGTTTTTTACTATATGTCTAAATAAAGAAAAGAAATATTTTTTATTAAAAGAAAATATTTTATTTTTTCTATTTATTTTTATATCTTTATTTGATTTATTATCTTTTTTACTCCATGGATCGTGATTAAATTTATCATCACTAGGTTCATTCCAGACCATATGCATACTCCGTACGTCTACAATTAATTATGTATGATATATATTTTTTAAAATTTATATTTATTTTTTAAAAAATTTTAGTTATAGTTTATAACTATTAATTAAAAATTTCATTATTGATATTGTTTATTATAAAACTAACATATTTATATTAGTTAATATATTAATTATTAATAATTAATAAAAATGAAAATAATATTTTACTTTAATGAAATCAATAATCTTTTAATATCAATTATATCTTAAAAATATATTTTAATATTGAGCTAAATATAAATATATGGAGAAATAAATTTAATAAATAAGTTTTATATAAATAAAAATAATTTATTTAATATTTATTGTATATACGTTATTATTAATAATAAAAAATTATTTTAGTTACATAAAATATATTTAATTCTAAAATATCGTATTAGAATTATAGTATTTAAAAATTTCTAATATTTTCTTTATAGATAAATCGGTACTATCATTATATATGTAATGAACATTACGCCATTTCTTTAACCATGTCATTTGATGTTTAGCTAACTGACGTGTAGCTGTAATAGATTGTTCTATCATATCTTTATAACTTATATTACCAGATAAAAATTTCCACATTTGGAAATATCCTATTCTATTAATAGAACATGAATTAACATTTAAATTTTTTCTATTAAATAAATGTTCGACTTCTTTCTGAAAACCTAAATCTAACATATCTCTAAATCTATTCTCAATTTTTTTATGCAAAAATAATATATTTCTTGGTATCAATGAAAATTGAATAGCTTGATAGGGAAAAAAATAATTTTTTTTATTAGTTAATTCTGATAATGTTTTTCCTGAAATAAAATAAACTTCTAATGCTCTCACAACTCTTTGTAAATCATTAGGATGAATTCTATTTGCAGAAACCGGATCAATTATTTTTAATTTTTTATGGAAACAACTTAAACCTATTATTTTTGCTTCTTTAATAAAATGCTTTCGTAATTTAATATCTGCAGAAGGTAATTCTGTTAATCCTTC
It encodes the following:
- the hflK gene encoding FtsH protease activity modulator HflK, whose amino-acid sequence is MVWNEPSDDKFNHDPWSKKDNKSNKDIKINRKNKIFSFNKKYFFSLFRHIVKNYGRNFNRFNNIKTSIFIILSLILLCSFFSGFYIIKENEKGVVIHLGKYSHVVDPGLHWRPILINKIKYIDVDIIREITFSNLLLSIEEKLLNIEINAKYKIVNFEDYLFSVENPDDNIRQIIRGVLYNIIGRHNIDTIFVKNNDIIKNEIKKEAEEKIRIYKLGISITDINLKKVCYPRAVQSSLNEIRLAYKNKQKYIKMSKNYANEVIFLANSKAQNILTQSKLYKMYKIEKSKSNIILFSKILHEYRVKKKIILEQIYIETIESILSHIKKILVDTNHNTILLIPLNNLLLNDYKFNLSPYFSSRKNIQLHSFLSIINNDHVDYFL
- the miaA gene encoding tRNA (adenosine(37)-N6)-dimethylallyltransferase MiaA; this translates as MGPTACGKSNLAIKLRNYLPVDIISVDSGLVYRDLNIGTAKPTKQELIQAPHKLVDIKNAEDNYSAGEFKKEVLIAISEIINNKKIPLLVGGTMLYYKILLEGLTELPSADIKLRKHFIKEAKIIGLSCFHKKLKIIDPVSANRIHPNDLQRVVRALEVYFISGKTLSELTNKKNYFFPYQAIQFSLIPRNILFLHKKIENRFRDMLDLGFQKEVEHLFNRKNLNVNSCSINRIGYFQMWKFLSGNISYKDMIEQSITATRQLAKHQMTWLKKWRNVHYIYNDSTDLSIKKILEIFKYYNSNTIF